From the genome of Segatella hominis, one region includes:
- a CDS encoding MFS transporter — protein MKQSITLKSTGPFLLLTFIYFIVGFLTTVNGQCQGPLQVAFLSEVTATRNFLATLISFAFFMGYLLNSAKTGRLLNKIGYKKTLIRSMMVMVLALAFYLASAIIAEYWGGAGVRISQDFVPFGYFVFLLGAYLMGTSAAMLQVVINPYIVAYPLPGTQPVQRMNFTCAVNSFGTTIAPFFVTGVMFAGVSLESVSADQLTIPFLVMMLVIALTTWTTSRANLPDIEGTRDVTDDKENERKTDASVQTSSAVEEKSKQRSIWSFRHLKYGVITIFFYVGTEVGIGNNMNLHAMDLMGQGYDFSPALLATLYWGGFLVGRMVSAGLKNVAPRPMLLFVSVAAIVLMLTSMFTENLWLMAAVGLFHSVMWSCIFTLAVDGLKEYTSRASGVFMIGVFGGAVFPVLQGLLADYVGSWQFTWLIPLFCEFVILWYGLVGYKQVAE, from the coding sequence ATGAAACAATCGATTACACTCAAGAGTACAGGACCTTTCCTGCTCCTGACATTCATATATTTTATCGTGGGATTCCTCACCACTGTCAATGGACAGTGTCAGGGACCTTTGCAGGTAGCTTTCCTTTCAGAAGTAACCGCTACCAGAAATTTCTTGGCGACGCTCATTTCTTTTGCTTTCTTTATGGGATATTTGCTCAATAGTGCAAAAACGGGACGTTTGCTGAATAAGATAGGTTATAAAAAGACGCTTATCCGTTCGATGATGGTCATGGTATTGGCTCTTGCTTTCTATCTTGCATCTGCAATCATAGCAGAATATTGGGGTGGAGCAGGCGTCAGGATTTCACAGGATTTCGTGCCTTTTGGATATTTTGTCTTCCTACTCGGAGCATATCTGATGGGTACTTCTGCAGCGATGCTTCAGGTGGTCATAAATCCTTATATCGTAGCTTATCCTTTGCCGGGAACTCAGCCTGTGCAGCGTATGAATTTTACTTGTGCTGTGAATTCTTTCGGTACAACGATAGCCCCTTTCTTTGTTACGGGAGTGATGTTTGCTGGTGTTTCTTTGGAAAGTGTTTCTGCTGATCAACTAACAATTCCTTTTTTGGTTATGATGCTCGTTATAGCCTTGACTACTTGGACTACTTCAAGAGCCAATCTTCCTGATATAGAAGGTACAAGAGATGTTACTGATGATAAGGAAAATGAAAGAAAAACAGATGCTTCAGTACAGACCTCATCTGCTGTTGAAGAGAAATCAAAGCAACGGAGTATTTGGTCGTTCCGTCATTTGAAATATGGTGTGATTACTATCTTTTTCTATGTGGGAACAGAGGTAGGTATCGGCAATAATATGAATCTTCATGCGATGGATTTGATGGGACAGGGATATGACTTCTCACCAGCCCTTCTTGCTACCCTTTATTGGGGAGGATTCTTGGTTGGAAGAATGGTTTCGGCAGGTTTGAAGAATGTGGCACCTCGTCCCATGCTCCTCTTTGTTTCAGTTGCGGCTATTGTCCTGATGTTAACCTCTATGTTTACAGAGAATCTTTGGTTAATGGCTGCTGTTGGATTATTTCATAGTGTGATGTGGAGTTGTATATTCACCCTTGCTGTTGATGGCTTGAAAGAATATACTTCCAGAGCTTCGGGCGTATTTATGATTGGTGTGTTTGGTGGAGCTGTTTTTCCTGTTCTGCAGGGCTTGTTGGCTGATTATGTAGGTTCATGGCAGTTCACCTGGCTCATTCCACTTTTCTGCGAGTTTGTGATACTGTGGTATGGACTTGTGGGCTATAAACAAGTGGCAGAATGA
- a CDS encoding cupin domain-containing protein: protein MVIDFEKIAEAHLEGFKGGKGKLDTRNYVDDKVKIMYSTLRPGASTGLHTHEGNCEIIYVVSGTATFHYDDTVEEVRQGQVHYCPMNHAHYMENLTDHDLVYLAIVPEHH from the coding sequence ATGGTCATAGATTTTGAAAAGATTGCTGAGGCTCATTTGGAGGGCTTCAAGGGTGGAAAGGGTAAACTCGATACCCGTAATTATGTGGACGATAAGGTGAAGATTATGTATTCTACCTTGCGTCCGGGTGCATCAACTGGTCTTCATACTCATGAGGGCAACTGCGAGATTATCTATGTGGTAAGCGGCACTGCTACTTTCCATTATGACGATACCGTAGAGGAGGTTCGCCAGGGACAGGTGCATTACTGTCCGATGAATCATGCTCATTACATGGAGAATCTCACAGACCATGATCTGGTCTATTTAGCTATCGTACCAGAACATCATTAA
- a CDS encoding NADH-quinone oxidoreductase subunit A, whose translation MNFTLFITVLLTAVTLVVAAYVIAKLIGPRSYNPVKGEPFECGIPTRGSSWLPSHIGYYLFAILFLMFDIETVMLYPWAVVVKQFGSMALVSIGFFLLVLVLGLAYAWRKGALEWK comes from the coding sequence ATGAACTTTACACTATTTATCACCGTTTTGCTGACGGCTGTAACCTTGGTGGTGGCTGCTTATGTCATCGCAAAGTTGATCGGTCCTCGTTCATACAATCCGGTAAAGGGTGAACCTTTTGAGTGTGGTATTCCGACACGTGGCAGCTCCTGGTTGCCATCACACATCGGCTACTATCTCTTCGCCATCCTTTTCCTGATGTTTGATATTGAGACTGTAATGCTTTACCCATGGGCAGTCGTAGTTAAGCAGTTTGGATCTATGGCTCTCGTGAGCATCGGGTTCTTCCTGTTGGTATTAGTATTAGGCCTGGCTTATGCTTGGCGGAAAGGAGCATTGGAATGGAAGTAA